TGGCAGTCCAAGAGGGCGTCACTCCATCTCTGCATCCCCAACTCCCCTTTCTCACCCTCCCCTGCCCCCCCTTGGGGCATCACATTCGGGAGGAGGTGGACAGCTCGTAGAACAGCACGTAGGCGTCGCTGGTGCGGACTTGGCCGGAGGACATTGGCGTTACTCTGTGTGACAAGAGAGGGAGGCTATGAGATTCTGATCGTGCACTGAAACCATGACACTGAAATACTGAGAGCCTACTGACCTGCCTTTCAAGAACcaatccttaaaaaaaaaactctgagaAAAATAACTGTCTAGTCAGAGAGCACTGGAAATTGAGCCGACAAGGCACAGAGCAGGCAATCAGAGGATTATCCATCTACAGACACCCCCTTATTCTGCAAATGGTGTGAACAACAGTTGGGCAACAATCTTTTCCTTTAATCCATCAGGCATGTCACAAGGCACTCTGCATGAAAGCACGAGAGAGGTAATGGATACTTTGCAGACAGGCAGTGGGAGGGTACCTGGAGTCGTTGAAAGTGTGCCACTCCCCAGTGGAGGGATTGCGACAGTAGGCTGTGTAGTGGCCACCCATGGTGGTGCCAGAGTGATTGGAGACTGCATACAGGTTATAGACTGCGTGGACTAgaaagaaagaggaagaaagagAGTTATCACTGCAGCACGGTCTCTTCATCGCTATTCAGAACAAAAACTGAGACACCCGCATGCACACAGACCGACAGCTGTGCACGCGAGCCGGTACTCACTGCTGTTTTCAGAGGCAAATTCTCGGAGGTCCAGGTCCTTCAGGGGGAAGCTGACAAATGTGGACAGCTTGCTGGTTCTGACGCGAGCTTCAGAGAACCGCTTCAGGTCTAGGCAGAGGGTTCAGTCAAGGATCTTGACTGCACAGGGATTCCTCTACTGCATGGTGATTACAGACTACCATCTCAACGCTTAGAAGAGCTGGAACTGTTTCAAGAGACTTAATTCCACGTTGCATAAACTTACAGTTAACAGCCACAGACAACCGAGAGTAGTCTGTTTGGCTTGTCTAGCCACAAATACATGGTAGTTAGCAGCCAACGGATcttaggatctcatccagcctttcTTGAAGTAAGTGAAGAGTATCAGCATCAACAACGTGGCCAGGTAGCTTGTTTCACACACCCCCCACCCTTTCTGTAAAGACTCCCACAACTCAAGACAAAGGATACGAAGCACCAAGATCTTTGGGAATTTCTGAATGGTGAACTTTTTTGTGCACTTCCTTCTGGCTTTACACCTGTAACACgtctgcaaaagaaaaataagaagtGACTCACAAAGCCCCCCACAGAGCTGGAAGGAATTATAGTGCCAGGCAATCTGGTTTTACAAAGTACTAGTCTTGCAAAACATCGCCCCTACCAAACATTTCTGCCATGCACATGTATGTCTATCTGCCTGCACAATACAGCATCAGATCTGCTGTGTGCACCAGCCTGCTCAGTCTCCTGCGTGTTCTCCATGACTGTGCATCAGAGGCTGTGCTAGCTCTCTGGCGGAGCAGAATTATGACACCATCTTAAACACTGAGTGACTCTGCTGTTCTAGGCCAGGAACCTGTTCAGGGTCCACAAGTCTCTATCAATAAAGACAAAGCTTCATGTACACCACAGCCCTGCAGCTCTTTAGGGCCAGGCCCGCATGACTCTTCGACACAGTTTGGAGTCGATACTCACTGGCTTCTCATCTCCATCCAGGACGTCCTCCTTGGTGAACAGTCTCATGCAGTCCATCAGGCTCACCTCCCCATAACCTTTCTGTGTAGATGAGCACAGGACTGTTGTTACACAAAGACTGAAAGCTTCACAACACACGTTACTATGTATACCCTCTATGCAGGACAGGGTGTTTCAGCTACATGCATCAGCTACAATGTGTATAGTAAGGACAGTGATAGCAGCAGAATGGGCTTGGAAATCTGGAGAAGGTGCTGCAGCTGTGGGAGGGGTCAGAGGTGGAAACTGTCCTGTGTCAAGAGGGGTTGGGGCAAAGTAAAACGAGACTGACCTTGGCAATGGGCAGGGATAAGTCCCAGAAGGGGTCGAACACGGTGGAGCAGTAGCCACAGTCACTGCAGGTCAAAGAGCTCTTCAGCTGGCCCACAAACAGAtctgcacagaaacacacaggcCAGGCTCTGTCACTGCGGAGAGCTGCGTGCCCGAAATATGGCCCAGAGCGAACCATTTCACACTTTCACACGACTAGAATGACTGTCTTCTCATTTAACATGCCAGACAGGTACGATTGCCAACTATGATTTTGAAGTTAACAGTAAAATCTGTGCACAaacacatacatatatatatatattaactcctcttctaaacaaaataaaaaaacaatgaaagcaTGTACTTACCCACTATTCTACTATCTTCCCTCTCCAGGTATTTATTCCACATTCTTTTCCCTTTCTCGTCATCTCTGCTTAAGAGAAAAAACATGTTCATACACTGAGCTCCGACAGACTGGAACACCGCCCTGAGCTGGGGTTCACTGCTAACAATTCACACCCCGGCAGCAGGGGAATTATAGGATACTATTCAGAACACCTATGCctacacacagagcacagctgtgTCCACCGATTGTGGTTCAGTGACAATCTTTGGGACTCTTGACAGTCCAACAAAGAGTGGATGAGCAGTTTACTCCAGCGTCAACAACTGGAACAATTGGAGGCCTGATCAGGCCAGATCTCAGGTACTGCCAAGACAGGGCCTGGTCACTCAGCACTGGCACTCAAGAGCTCTGAAGTCAATCAGGAGCTGGGAATGATGTTGTGTAAGCAGTATGCatgtcactctctctctctctccctttccaAGCCTCATAATTTACTATGTAGGCAAAATCCACACCTGACACATTTAAGAGAGGTCTGTGTCTGCGAGACCTCATACTCACGGTAGATGGTCCAGATCCTCCATGGTGGCCCGGGGCCGGACCGTCACTCTGTTCACCTCATTGTGCAGCCCATCAAGCAGGAACCGGAGAAACTCCTGAGCATCCTGCTGGCTGGAACACATGGACAGAAACAGACTATAAGCGACCCAGAGCACCTACCGTACAGGATGCCACAGAAAGGAGAATGCTGGGATGATCTGTTTTTTCACTCAAATCCTTCCCACTAGGATTAGTTAATAATTCAATATTCCAGACCTTTTCTGATAAGTTATGTTATACAGAAATCTCCTTAGTTAAGCAATCACGAGGTCAAACAAAGAACCTGTTTCATAAACACAGTAATAGGACTGATTAGATGGGCTACAATTAGACCAGTAAGGCCCGTTATCTGCTCCTGCAGAGATATTAAAGAATTTACAGACAGGCCAAGAGAAGAAGGAACTCACTTGTAGCCAACAAATCTGGGAGCGTATTTCTGAATCTGGGTCTTGAATTCCGAGGGGCTGACTGCCTCGCTGCTCGTTGATGTCCACAGTGTCTGGATAAGCTTGGCAAATTCTGCAGGTGGAGACGGAATAAACACCTTTTAgatctctctctccagagaccaggcACACTGTGTTACGCACAACTGATTTGCTCATATCTACAAGGGTGAAGGAGGCCTGTGTGCCTATTTCACCTTCCATCAGCGCGGTGTTGGTACGGCTGTTGTTGTTGAGGTCCCGGCGGTGAGAGTTGTGCAGACAGTAGTCGCGAAGCTGTTGAGTGTTACTGAGACACTGGAGAATGGAGTTCATGAAACACTGAtgaaagagagaaagagggaggAGTTACATCATACACACATCTTATTGTTTCACCTCCTAGTCTGCACAGGCCCGCTGGCTGCGTACAGATCCTCTGATCAACAACGAATAAAAATACACTTCTCCTCTAACCCCCACCCTCTTACCCAAAACCCAACTATGTACCAGCTGTTTGCTGAAACAGGTAGTTGCCATGGTATATAATCCAAGCAGAATCATTGACAAAAAACAGCCGCACAAAATGCAGAGTCATAGGAAAGTTTGGGTTATAATAA
This DNA window, taken from Lepisosteus oculatus isolate fLepOcu1 chromosome 23, fLepOcu1.hap2, whole genome shotgun sequence, encodes the following:
- the usp2a gene encoding ubiquitin carboxyl-terminal hydrolase 2a isoform X1 — encoded protein: MRSATASLRLRSSMSRASSTAKRYTSTYTSHYGSYSSSLASGLGSYGERDKLSYKSPSSSYTPSSYLSMGASRARNHSTSSEPDRGRPVPRADILGSRRSESLSRTPGKGYSSGLSGGGGYAGYSYSPTQPSYLPTSPSSSSRLGLSRRKSISQTDLTRDLASLGLSDSSSRARLDADVLKGSYRSRGGEISDYSSSRYSYGVSHSSTQEGLSTSLRSSSSSWDRGRTGSPVREPTNSKSAQGLVGLRNLGNTCFMNSILQCLSNTQQLRDYCLHNSHRRDLNNNSRTNTALMEEFAKLIQTLWTSTSSEAVSPSEFKTQIQKYAPRFVGYNQQDAQEFLRFLLDGLHNEVNRVTVRPRATMEDLDHLPDDEKGKRMWNKYLEREDSRIVDLFVGQLKSSLTCSDCGYCSTVFDPFWDLSLPIAKKGYGEVSLMDCMRLFTKEDVLDGDEKPTCYRCKARRKCTKKFTIQKFPKILVLHLKRFSEARVRTSKLSTFVSFPLKDLDLREFASENSIHAVYNLYAVSNHSGTTMGGHYTAYCRNPSTGEWHTFNDSRVTPMSSGQVRTSDAYVLFYELSTSSRM
- the usp2a gene encoding ubiquitin carboxyl-terminal hydrolase 2a isoform X3: MPTIRQSYTVTVPEEPPASAFPFLKQEIRRKSSAVSGSVLVSAFVGLLINQAKNSKSAQGLVGLRNLGNTCFMNSILQCLSNTQQLRDYCLHNSHRRDLNNNSRTNTALMEEFAKLIQTLWTSTSSEAVSPSEFKTQIQKYAPRFVGYNQQDAQEFLRFLLDGLHNEVNRVTVRPRATMEDLDHLPDDEKGKRMWNKYLEREDSRIVDLFVGQLKSSLTCSDCGYCSTVFDPFWDLSLPIAKKGYGEVSLMDCMRLFTKEDVLDGDEKPTCYRCKARRKCTKKFTIQKFPKILVLHLKRFSEARVRTSKLSTFVSFPLKDLDLREFASENSIHAVYNLYAVSNHSGTTMGGHYTAYCRNPSTGEWHTFNDSRVTPMSSGQVRTSDAYVLFYELSTSSRM
- the usp2a gene encoding ubiquitin carboxyl-terminal hydrolase 2a isoform X2 — translated: MQRSAEMQTVHLGEKDWDVGKLEARGHAPASVPVQINSTPQGLLQQRGSGSQSALQRRNSKSAQGLVGLRNLGNTCFMNSILQCLSNTQQLRDYCLHNSHRRDLNNNSRTNTALMEEFAKLIQTLWTSTSSEAVSPSEFKTQIQKYAPRFVGYNQQDAQEFLRFLLDGLHNEVNRVTVRPRATMEDLDHLPDDEKGKRMWNKYLEREDSRIVDLFVGQLKSSLTCSDCGYCSTVFDPFWDLSLPIAKKGYGEVSLMDCMRLFTKEDVLDGDEKPTCYRCKARRKCTKKFTIQKFPKILVLHLKRFSEARVRTSKLSTFVSFPLKDLDLREFASENSIHAVYNLYAVSNHSGTTMGGHYTAYCRNPSTGEWHTFNDSRVTPMSSGQVRTSDAYVLFYELSTSSRM